AAAACTCATGGCAGGAGTAGATCCTGAACCCAGGTCCTCCAACTCCAAATTTCAAGCTCTTCctaccaaattatttttattgtgatttttaaatcttCTACTGTAATCCCCTAATGCTTCTGGAAGGTACTGAATCCTGGGCCACCCCGTCTCCAGCAGAGCTCACCAAACTGCAGCCCTAGGCCACTCCATTCCCTCGCTCCTGCAAGCAGCGATCTGTAGAGGCAGAGAAGAGCACATTCAAACACCAACCCCAGTTTACTTCCCAGAACAAAACCAGGTGATTTTCCAGGTTAGGACAAAGGGGACTGAATGCGGGTATTAACTTCTCTTGCATTTCTCCCTTCGGTAACATTCCTACTCAGCAACATGGGACTTCAGGCAGAGAAAGCCAGAGATAGCTCAACTTACCCACTTTGGTCAGGTCAATAATGTTTTCCTTAACAACTCCATACTTTTGGCAAATTTCCACAAACTCGTTCTTGAGTTCTGGACTCGTATCTGGTTCTCGGGCTGTGGGAAGAGTAACAGGAGCTGCTTTGTCCTGTTTCCTGGTGATTGAGGCTCATGAGAGGGGTGGGTCTCCGGCTGAGTGGGAAAGTGAATGGCACTGATTACATGCTTAGCCACAAGTCTCAGGGATGGAAAAAAGTCTTTCTTGAATGTGACACCTTAGGATATCTTTCTGGCACAGTGAGAGAGTCATCATCTTCCCATCACTGAGCCCGAGAGATTTTACCAAAGGGGAGCATCTGTCTTTAATGGGGAGAGAGGTCCCAGGGTACGACAGGAAAGTccactctgtctccttccttccctggtcTCCCCACCCCAAGATGAGCGCCAGCATGAAAGTACTCTACCGTAGAGCTCTAGCAGTTGGAACGAGTCGCTGAAATTCTCgagataaaaaataatatgttgaCTATAGTTCACTTGAAGTATGCGAAATTTATTCTCTCCATCAtctgtggagaaaacagaacacGGCTCAGAACTTCTTTGGTCTGTGGGAAAGAAGTGAAACCCTTTTACCTGTTCTCTCCCACAAAACAATCCTGAAAGAAATAGTGATATCTACTGTCTTCCATCTGCATCTCCCTGGGCTTCGAGATGCAATTTCTAAGCAACACCGATGGAGTGACCATTAGGGGTAGAAAAGTTCAGCCACAGCAGTAACTTCCCCTCTATCCTGACACCTGAGACTCACCTGCCTCTCTCAACCATCTCTGGCAACTATGTGCCTCTGTCTTCTCTACAAGCCCCGTTGGCCCTTATACCCAGTGCTACATCCTGAATGATACACTGTGGCAATGGCCTTTTGACATTGTCAGAAAGTGGGGCAGGGAACTaccctggtgatccagcggttaagaatccatctgccaatgcagtgggcacaggtttgatccatgatcCAAGAAGACTCCACatacctcggagcaactaagactGGATACTCTAGAGCCCACAGTCCCACCTACTAAGCCCATGCGGTGCGAGTGCTGAGCCCGAGAGCCCTAAAGCCCTGAAGCCCATGATCCACAGCAAGAGATAAGCtgccgcaacgagaagcctgggcattgcgactagagagtagcccctgcttgctgaaactggagaaagcctgaaaacagcaatgaagactcagtgtagcaaaaataaataaatatatttttttaagtaggcgAGGAATGAGAAGCTGTCCTtccaatttacttttttatttgccAACTTCCTTTTGTTGCAGGAAGTACATATGACCAAGCCGCTTTCTTTGTGTGGTGATATTGCATGCCAGGCACTGGCTTTGACACACACATTTCTGCCAAATTCAGGATATTGGCTATTAGATGGCCACATTAGATTATCATTATGCATATCAGGAACTGATCAAGATCCTGGACTTTAGCAAATTCCTTGCACTTGGAAGTAGAATttagaaagacttttttttaaaacatactcaCAGCTAACGGTATATACGCCATCCTCTCCTGTGCTGTCAGAAACCAAAGAAAGCTCAGTACACACTCCATTTACCCTGTAAAACAAAATGAGCTGATGCCCAAGAGATCCTGAAGGGATTGGCTCCCTCACATTCTACCTGTAACTTGAGTTTCCGATTCCACTGATTAGCAGTTGAACATTTGGGGTATAGTTTCCACAGcacttttatttacattatttcacTTCACTTGGTGCTTTGAGAATGAGTCCACTTCTTCTGTCCCTGTGCCTCTATCACCTCTTCACACTATTACTATTATGACAGCTACTTGTCTAGAGAATTAGCTGGGTTCTGACCCAGGGCCAACTTCTCAGATAGTGACTTACAAACATCACTTCACTTGATCCTCACAAAAATACAGAGAGAGAATTATATCATCGTCTTTTACTCCAGAGAAGACCGAGGAAGAAAGAGATGAATTTTCTTGGTAACTTGGAGATTCAAGAACTGGATAGGGTATTGATTCGAATCCTGTGCTCTTAACCTATACTGTCTTTCTATACTACTAATGATCTGACAGCCCTCTGCCCCTTACCTCCTCCACTCCCACAGTAATCGagtctatgtcctgaccagtaatgatgaagaagctgaagttgaacggttctatgaagacctatgagaccttcaagaactaacacccccaaaagatgtccttttcattataggggactggagtgcaaaagtaggaagtcaagagatacctggaataacaggcaagtttggccttggagtacaaaacggagcaggtcaaaggctaacagagttttgtcaagagaacacactggtcatagcaaacactgtcttccaacaacacaagagaagactctacacacggatatcaccagatggtcaatactgaaatcagattgattatattctttgcagccaaaggtggagaagctctatacagtcagcaaaaacaagaccaggagctgactgtggctcagatcatgaactccttgagTTCAGATCAAGAACTCAATCttcaagaaagattgaaggcaggaggagaaggggatgacataggatgagatggttggatggcatcactgacttaatggacatgaatttgagtaagctccgggagttggtaatggacagggtagcctggcatcctgcagtccatggggtcgcaaagaatcaggcacaactgGGCGACCGAACTGACCTGAACTCCCATGTACATGTATTCCTGTCCCAGTTCTTATCTTCGAATCTAGAAAAGTCACAGGTTTAGGTTCACCAAGCCTTGGGTCAGTGCTAGATGATGGACCCTGATTTTAGGTACAGATGCAGAATGTATCCataggtgtgtgtctgtgtgtatgtgtgtaaaggTCCAGGACCATATTCAGACTTCTATGTTTCCTTTCCCAAGCAAAATAACCCATACTTACTTTGTATGAAATTTAAATGACAATGAAGAATTTTCCAAGACATCAATGTATTCCACAAAAACTCTCATGCTACCATTTTCTTCTATCTTTTCCCTGTTGTCTGAGGCCAAGAGAATGGAATACCACTCCCCTGCAatctaaaataaatcaataaaatgattgggtgagaaaagaggaaaggaatacaacatgaacccttgtctccttgAACCCTGACCTCTGGGCCAGGACCCTCATCATGGTGATGTGAAGATGAAATTAGACTCGGGTCGACTGGCACCAGATCGAGGACTCTCCACTGTTCACTGTACCTCCTGTAAGTTGGAGCTTCCCCAAGTGTTGCCACCTTTTAACATGGCACCACTGCCCTTAAACTTCCCATTTCCTCTACTATGTCAAGGAACTCCTGCCCTCACAGATTGCCACCCTGCTTCAGAATCTTCCAAAATGCCCTCCAAAATCCAAAGTCACTATGCTTCCCTGCCCTTACCTCTGGAATATCAAAGTTGCTTCTCACAACATCAGAGTTTCCCTCCTGGGCACAGACTAGGGTCAGCCccagacacagcagcagcagcttcatctTGGCAGGAGACAGCGCTGTCTTCTCTACTGTCACTGGGAGTGAGTCTCTTCCTGATAGTGGCTTGGTTCCCCAGGGCCTCTCCTTTTATATCTGCTCCAGGTCCAGTTTACTGTCCACAAGGCACCATCTCTCCTCCTCCCACAATGTGACATGGGCTGTTATTCCCTGGGGTGAGGCCAGGGACTGTTCCTGACCTTCTGAAACTTGGCAACATCAACTCTTTTAGATCTACTTAGTGACCTTAAATTCCTCAAgaaaaaaactcaagaaaaataGTGGAGGCTTGAAAGGGCTGCCTTGTGGAACGAGATTTAACTGTGGATCTGGCTTAGAATCCAAACTCCAGTTACATGTGGCAGAAATGGAGTCTAACCAGGAAGTGTGCTGTTTGGAGACTCTGTGTCTCAGTGGAATTTGGAGAGTCACTCTGTTTTGATAGCCTCAGAAACAAAGAAACTGTCTCTGCCAAAGGTGAGGGTAGCTATCACAAAGCATTAACACAGAGTTGGTTAAAATGGGgttgaataaaatattaacaaagtcTTTAAAGTACCGTGTCTGGTATTCCGTGCATTTAAATTCCTTTTCCTTATTCTCTGAACTCAACTCCTGTAGTCTTTCCTTTCCACACAATGACTGAGCAAGTGTTTAACCACCCTGTATACCTCACCATTCTTAGGTCCCATAAGATGAATGGAGAAGTACAAGATGCCATCCTTCCTTTAAGCAAGTTTCAAGGAAGGTGGGGAAATGCTTTTTACACTCCATAAGAACTTAATCCTACAAGCATGGAAATAACTCCACTGAGTGGGACCGAGTCCAGACCATCATTGGTCAGCAAAGGGGTGATGGTAGGAGGTAGTATCATGCAGAAAGTgcctaagtgggcttccctggtggtccattggttaatcTGCCTTCCAGTAGAGGagatgtggttcaatccctgttcagggaattaagatcccatatgccacagagcaactaagctcatgagtCACAACTATTGAGTTGTGGTCCACCTGCTTgtaagacccaatacagccaaaaataaacacatattttataaaaCGGAAAATGCCTAAGAACTCAGGTTTTGGAGTCATGGAGACCTGAGCTTCCTTCCTATCTCTGCCATTTTGATGCCATGAGGACAGATTTaagatctctgagcctcaggttgcTCATCATGGGGATAATTACACCCACCTGTGGGTCACTGCAGGGATTCAACAGAACTCTGTGTGTGGAACCCTCAACAGAATGTCCAGTGCATCTTGGGCTGGTGGTCAGAGACTTATTCCTGGAGACAGCAGGACTTGGGGTGGGTCTTGAAAGCTAGGGAGGGACTCCAGAAGTGCAGAGCATgtgggaagagcctggaaggtgagaggacaatgttgtgttaggatCCTTGAACCTCAACTGGAGCTTGTTAAAAGCTACAGCACATTCTGCCTTGCTCAacgggtctgactctgtgtgagcccacggactgtaccccatctggctcctctctccatggaatttcctaggcaagaatactggagtgctttgccatttccttctccaggtgatcttcatgacccaggaattgagcccaagtctcctgcattggcaggcggattctttacggctgagccaccagggaatcccaatggTCCCCTTCTGCACCCCTAAAAGAGAGAGTGACTGGTGTCATGAGAGGAGCGTGCACGGGCAGTGGACCTAGGAATTGGGGCATTCTATCTATGCTTGTTTTAAAAGTttccccagggacttccctggtggtccagtggttaagacattgccttccaacgcaggggacatctTTCCCCTGACCTGGGAGCTAAGAcgccacatgccttgtggccaaaaagtcaaaacataaaacagaagaaatacagctacagatttttataaaaatggtccatattttAGAAAAAGTCATCCCAGGTCCTGTGTGACCGTTACTAGCTCATGCTGAACTGATATCCAGTCACTGGTGTTTTGTCATCATAGGTGGGTTGTGGGTTTTCAAGCCCCTGGGATGGAAGAACTGAATTTGATAAATGGTAGCAAAGGCTCTGGACTTTATTTCCCTCATTTGATTCTTTCCAAGAACGGAGGGCAGCCTATAAGCAACCAGGTTTGCACAACGGGCCTCACTTTCCCTGGACTGTGGTGCAAAGGGAGAGTGAGCTACCACTGCTTCACACAGGCTTACAATCCCATTCCACCACCACTCCCAACCCTTAGAGCTCCACACTGTAATTTTCTGCTGCTGGTGGAGATGTCTTTCTCCTGCTTTGAACCTACCATAGCACCTGATACCTAGAATCACCTCTGGAATGACTGAAGCTTAAATCCTGTCTGAAAAGCACTAGAatgtgatcagttgtgtctgactctttgcaacctcacggagtctagcccaccaggctcctctgcccatgggatttccaggaaagaatactggaatggggtgcctttccctactctgggggatctcctggctcaaggatcaaacctgtgtctcttgtgtctcctgctttggcaggaggattctttaccactggcgccacctgggaagcccagaaagcacCAAGGATTCTAGTTTTGAGAAATAACCTTGTAAATCCTTGTAAAATCCTTTTGTAAATAAGAATATTACTTTGGGGCAGTGACTTCATTGTTAGCTCCTGGCCCACAGGAGTGGAGAGAGGGCAGAGGATAGAAATCTATGATCTGAGGCCCGTGTTGTAGGTGAACTTATCTTTCGATACTAAGATCTGAGTTGACTGTTCCCGACTCTGGTTATTCACTTCCATTTCAGATCTACCACATTTTTGGTGGTTGGCTCAAGCACTGCCAGGACAGCCTGTATTCACTGAGATAGTAAGGTCAAGGCTTCAAAAATACCAAAGGTATGATGCAATTCACCTAGCGGCTTGGTGAAAGAAGACCCAGTCAAAACCAAAGCTGAACTAATACTAAATCAATCAGGAGTGATGCCTGGCTTTACAATAGGATTCCCTTAAATAATATTCCGGTATTGTGCTTAAATATTTGTGGTATGAGTTGTAAATTAATGATATGAAACACTCTCACAACTTGTAGATTACCAATAAACATCACAGTTGAATGAATTATCAACCTTTATACTGTGAAAGAAAAGGGGTAGAGAGATGGGGAAAGATGAgcatgaaaagaaaatagaagagtaACAACCACTGATGCTAGCAGCTCTCAGATGATGATGCAAGCACATGGTATAAGGATTCATTTCACAAAAGTTCACTTGTTCACCATAAACGGTGAACACGTCTATCATAGAATGCAAGACACACAGGGTATTTGATGTAGAGCAATTTTGTTTGTGGTGTAGCAAGGTGCTTTAGTAGACAGTGTTGCttctcctgctaagtcacttcagtcatgtccaactctgtgcgaccccatagacggcagcccatcaggctcccccatccctgggattctccaggcaagaacactggagtgggttgccattgccttctccaaagcatgaaagtgaaatgggaaagtgaagtcgcacagccctgtcctactcttagcgaccccatggactgcagccttccaggctcctccatccatgggattttccaggcaagagtactggagtgggttgccattgccttctccagtagacagTGCTACTaaagtatttttgaaaaacaatgattcagaatctgaaaagaatagaagtatatatacatatatagctgaattactttgctatacatttgaagcaacacaacactgtaaatcaacagtgtgcatgcatgctcagttcagttcagttcagttcagtcgctcagtcgtgtccgactctttgtgattccatgaactgtagcactccaggcctccctgtccatcaccaactcccggagttcactcagactcacgtccatcgagtcagtggtgccatccagccatctcatcctctgtcgtccccttctcctcctgcccccaatccctcccagcatcagagtcttttccaatgagtcaactctttgcacgaggtggccaaagtactggagtttcagctttagcatcattcctttcaaagaaatcccagggctgatctccttcagaatggactggttggatctccttgcagtccaagggactctcaagagtcttctccaacaccacagttcaaaagcatcagttcttcggtgctcagccttcttcacagtccaactctcatatccatacatgaccacaggaaaaaccatagccttgactagatggacctttgttggcaaagtaacgtctctgtttttcaatatgctatctaggttggtcataactttcctttcaaggagaaagcgtcttttaatttcatggctgcagtcaccatctgcagtgatgttggagcccccaaaataaagtctgacactgtttccactgtttccccgtctatttcccatgaagtgatgggaccggatgccatgacctttgttttctgaatgttgacaaggcagctattttcagcagagataaaatcaaaacttacaagttAACAAGGAAATAtgaggtcatccatatgaaagagagagggttgtaaataatcacttgcACTGTATGGctcataaaaaggaagaaggtCGTAAACAGTTACTTATCACCATATGGAAAAACTAAGGAAGGAAATGCGTGCATTCCTAAGCCCTGGGACCACCTTGCTACTCCACTTAATTCCTgagtattcaggaattaataagggacAGAGGATTCATGGCAGacccaaaacagcacacaggaagcctcctgttaaatgcttcctgacagtgagctacagcccacggggtctcaaagagtcaaatacaactgagcccatgagcaCACATGAACCAGTCATTACAGAGGTGAGCTGCCCATGCCTCAGACATTTAGAGGTAATCTTTTAGAAACAGAGAGGTAGTATTTCATGCCTCAGTTCAAACATGGCATTGACACCTGAATCCAAATTACTTTATTACAGTCAACTTGCatctgttattttaatttttaagatgatTAGACTTAAGTAAGCTTAGAAACAATTGGCAATCAAATAAAGAAGGGCTGTTAAAGACATATTTCTTCAAGCATGGAATTGTGCCATAATCCACTTACCAAGGCAGGTAGTTACAATGGAAATACATTTGGCAGCAGTACAAAAACCATCTGTACTGGggacagatattaaaaaataatattttgctcTCATAGAGTAAATATCAATGAGTATTAGAcaagtgctttataaatattatttcatggAATCTTCATAATAGATCAGTATGCTAAGTATTATTATCCTGTTTATAAAGGTATAAACTAAGACTCAGGTTAAGTAAACTTACCAAGATCACACAGCGAGCAAGTGGGAAAACCCATATTGGAACCCAAGACTGTCTGATTCCAGAGTTCCTATGCTGACTGATTCCACGACACAGATCGAGGCTTAAAGTTTCTGACACGGAGGACAGATGGAACAGGAATAAGTAATGCTTTAGACCCTCAGGGCTGAAGAAGTTACATATAGATTTCCCTAAAATGTGACATTAGGGACATGGCTGAGAGTCTGATCAAGTGAAGGGCAAGAAGCAACCCTTTtggtcaacaaatatttgatggGTGAAAGGATAATTTGAGGGGTACTGCTCatctgatggggcttcccaggtggttctgttgtaaataatcctcctgccaatgcaggagatgtgagttcgacccctgggtcaggaagatccttggagaaggaaacagcaacccactccagtattcttgcctagaaaatttccagaggagtctggtgggttacagtccacagcgttgcagagtcagacacgactgagtgaccgagcatgAACACAGGCACTTCTAAAAGGAATTAGGGGATGCTTCTATACCAAAAAAGCAGACACTATGTGCTTGCATTTGTGGTACAAGTTAAGTACCTGGGACCCACCCACTGAATGAACgtgcattattattattgcacTTTTAAAGATAGAGAAGACATAAATGGATTCTTATTATATTCCTTGCCTTAGAGCTGAGATGAAAAAGTGCAGTGAAAGAGATTTGAGAGCAACAACTGAGTGGCGAGGAGAAGCTTTTTACAAATCTTTTCCTGGCCTTAAAGCAATGGGGAGATGTGGGCATAGCTGTCAGTTTGGGGAAGAGGTATAGCAATATATGTATCATACAAGATGATGACAAATGTaggaatttctttgtttttgttgaatCAAGGCTCATATTTTTCTACAAGAATCTATGAGTCAGGACCTTACCTGCCGGTCCagtggtcagggagctaagatccaacatgcctcacagccaaaaaaccaaacataaaaacagaagcaatattgtaacaaaatcaataaagactgtaaaaatggtccacatcggaaatttcttaaaaaaaaaaaaaaaaaaaggtgagaatCGAATCAGTCAAACCACCTTGAGGAAGCTGAAAACAGTAAAGCCCAGGCACAGGCTGTCTCCTGAGCTCCCCTCACACAATCCCTCCTTTACTTCTGAATCCTGTAAATCTGCTCTTCCGTTTTAACCTGTATACACAGAGACCTCTAGTGCCTTCCAATAGTCtttcaaaggcttccctggtggctgagatggtaaagaatcggcctgcaatgcgggagacctgggttcaatccctgggtcaggaagatttcctggggaagaaaatttttttctctgtaagagatagccccccgttaatgtcagaagagttggtgaaagttgtgaaatagtaaaacagacaaattttggttttggggtagatacTCGGGCAGGTCCAGGGGGGGCCCTTGAGTCCTGACTCACCTTTGCATATCAGGcctctccgcatgacctttgtcatgggtgggaactcccgtgctggctcctggCACTCAAGGCCCCCACATTCTTTGGCCTGAGCTAAAACACACTCATGAAAATATTACCACCAGACAAGGGAGAAAGAAGATGGGCTCTCTGATCTTTCTGGTGCAGGTCAGGAAGGCCACATATGGAAGAAACAAGCCTGGCGTGCCTGCTGTGTCACGCTGAGCACTGTTTCACCTGTTGGATACTGCAGAGAATAAAAGAAACTCCTTCAGCATGTTTACATTCTAGAGGGAGTGGGTacaggcaataaacaaataaatatggaaGGCTTACCAGGAAAGGTGGGGAAAGAGCGCTACTTAGACTTGGGGTGTGGAGgagtcacccagagccaggagGCCGTGAGACAGTGGGCCATGCCGGTATCTGGGAGATGAGTGTTTCAAACAAAGGAAGCAGCAAGGACTGGGGTCCAGAGATGGGCTTGCTCATGGGGTGTCTGCGGAAAACGGTGTGAGGAACTAGTTCAGCTTTAATAGAAACATGGGGAGAGGAAGGTAGTTGTGTTAGGTTGTGGGATTTCTGGCGGCTGGATAATCCCTGTCAGCACTGCTGACCAGACCTTGTTTCCCAGGCCAGGCTCTCCTGAAAAAACTGtcactccattttctttcttaccAAGTGGTTAGccagttgctgttcagttgctcagtcatgtccaactctttgcgaccccatggactgcagcatcccaggcttccttgtccttcaccatctcacggagtttgctcaaactcatgcccattgagtcggtaatgccagtAATTGTCTATTATTTATGCAAGAGATAGACGGGCTCCAGGTCAGACATTTAGAACTGGCCTCCTGTTTACATTTCATGGGGCACGAAGATGTGGGCTTCAGGCTAGATACCCCTATTAGCATTTCCTAAGACACGAGATGGTAGGGCTCCAGTTAAGACATTGACGtcagcctcctgtttgccctCCAGAATAGAAGTAACAACAGTAACAGGGTAAATAGCCAGTGTTTGTCCCTTGTAAACACCTTAAGGGAACACTCATGGCAATAATCTAGGTAAGAATCATGGCAGGGACACAGAAGTAAAACCCTGTTTGAGTAAAGGATTAAGGGATCTCAGCTCTCACCTCTTTCAGGACAAGGAAGACACTACACAAGCACAGAAAGGCTCCCTGTGAGTCAAAATTCAAGGAATAACTCCAGGCCATAAcgagtcttgctcctcccagaagccttcacttcaaGATCCATTTTGGTTGAGGGATGCAGGTGTACCCAGGGGAGGGTCCTAGTGTAGGTCAAGTATGGGGAAAAAATCAGATAATTGGCCTTAAGGAAgacaaagacacagaagaacggatctatataaatgacttaaccaTCTCTTTACTGTCCTCCTCTTCACTAGGGCGATGCCCACACCCCTTCTATCtgggtgtgcatctctgccttgcttctgtctcaTCTAAACAAATTCAATTTTTTGGGCAGGGAACAATTC
This is a stretch of genomic DNA from Bos javanicus breed banteng chromosome 8, ARS-OSU_banteng_1.0, whole genome shotgun sequence. It encodes these proteins:
- the LOC133253171 gene encoding major allergen Equ c 1-like isoform X2, encoding MKLLLLCLGLTLVCAQEGNSDVVRSNFDIPEIAGEWYSILLASDNREKIEENGSMRVFVEYIDVLENSSLSFKFHTKVNGVCTELSLVSDSTGEDGVYTVSSREPDTSPELKNEFVEICQKYGVVKENIIDLTKVDRCLQERGNGVA
- the LOC133253171 gene encoding major allergen Equ c 1-like isoform X1 yields the protein MKLLLLCLGLTLVCAQEGNSDVVRSNFDIPEIAGEWYSILLASDNREKIEENGSMRVFVEYIDVLENSSLSFKFHTKVNGVCTELSLVSDSTGEDGVYTVSYDGENKFRILQVNYSQHIIFYLENFSDSFQLLELYAREPDTSPELKNEFVEICQKYGVVKENIIDLTKVDRCLQERGNGVA